In a genomic window of Chaetodon trifascialis isolate fChaTrf1 chromosome 8, fChaTrf1.hap1, whole genome shotgun sequence:
- the rnf114 gene encoding E3 ubiquitin-protein ligase RNF114 yields the protein MAMLGGFSAAQHKKNVSDGSSDVSEFVCPVCLEIFESPVTTQCGHTFCQSCLQECLRPQKPVCAVCRAGLGHWTKAAELEALIQSSVASCKGCGAQVGLSQMRSHTAACSKYQEYIEEGVRTTAQSQPAIISPVPNRYTFTCPYCNCQNLDQDGLVEHCTTHHARDARQVVCPICASMPWGDPNYRSADFFQHLKIRHTFSYDTFVDYSTDEHTMIQEALQRSLLDN from the exons atggCGATGCTCGGAGGGTTTAGCGCTGCACAGCACAAGAAAAACGTCTCTGACGGGAGCAGCGATGTGTCGGAATTCGTCTGTCCAGTTTGCCTGGAAATTTTCGAGAGTCCCGTAACAACGCAATGCGGCCATAC GTTCTGCCAGAGTTGTTTGCAGGAGTGTTTGCGCCCACAGAAGCCTGTTTGTGCTGTATGTCGGGCTGGGCTGGGCCACTGGACTAAAGCTGCTGAACTTGAGGCCCTCATCCAATCATCTGTGGCATCTTGCAAGGGATGTGGAGCTCAG GTTGGCCTTTCTCAGATGAGAAGCCACACAGCTGCCTGTTCAAAATACCAAGAGTACATTGAGGAGGGAGTGAGGACCACTGCACAGAGCCAGCCTGCCATCATCAG CCCAGTGCCAAATCGCTATACCTTCACCTGCCCATACTGCAACTGCCAGAACCTCGATCAGGACGGCCTAGTGGAACACTGCACTACCCATCATGCTCGAGATGCACGCCAAGTG GTGTGTCCCATCTGTGCCTCAATGCCTTGGGGGGACCCTAACTATAGGAGTGCAGACTTTTTCCAGCACCTGAAAATCAGACACACCTTCTCTTATGATACCTTTGTT GATTACTCCACAGATGAGCACACAATGATCCAGGAGGCTCTACAGCGCTCCCTTTTGGATAACTGA